Proteins encoded within one genomic window of Eleutherodactylus coqui strain aEleCoq1 chromosome 1, aEleCoq1.hap1, whole genome shotgun sequence:
- the LOC136628056 gene encoding glutathione S-transferase 3-like, producing MAARTVLHYYNGRGRAEIIRWMLAVADIEYEEQFYTTLAQLDKMLESGDLMFQQIPMLEIDGMKLVQTRAILNYIADKANLYGSNLKERAYIDMYVEGAIDLVTLVLYYFFLPECDQEKQRNLMKEKAHNRYFPVYEKALEGKQYLVGDKLSFADVYLIYDILSLEDFHPDILQNWPNLQAFKKRICEVPTIKKFLQPGSKRKPMADATYIATVKLLAFR from the exons ATGGCTGCCAGAACAGTTCTTCATTACTACAATGGGCGCGGTAGAGCGGAGATCATCAGGTGGATGTTAGCGGTAGCTGACATTGAG TATGAAGAGCAATTTTATACAACACTAGCTCAACTTGACAAGATGCTTGAAT CTGGAGATTTAATGTTTCAACAAATACCAATGCTGGAAATAGATGGGATGAAACTGGTACAAACTAGAGCCATTCTGAATTATATAGCAGACAAGGCTAACCTGTATGGAAGTAACCTAAAAGAAAGGGCTTA TATTGACATGTATGTCGAGGGAGCGATTGATCTGGTAACGCTGGTCTTGTACTACTTCTTCCTTCCTGAATGTGATCAGGAAAAACAGCGAAATCTCATGAAAGAGAAAGCGCATAATAGATATTTTCCTGTATATGAGAAg GCTCTGGAGGGTAAGCAATATCTGGTTGGAGACAAGCTCAGCTTTGCAGATGTATATCTGATATACGACATTTTATCACTGGAAGACTTCCATCCTGATATCCTGCAAAACTGGCCTAATTTACAG GCTTTTAAAAAGAGAATCTGTGAAGTCCCAACAATAAAGAAGTTCTTGCAACCGGGAAGTAAAAGAAAGCCAATGGCTGATGCCACCTATATTGCCACTGTCAAGCTACTTGCATTCAGATAA